One stretch of Flavobacterium sp. 9 DNA includes these proteins:
- a CDS encoding glycoside hydrolase — translation MRKIYISLLLVMSSLSFAQRTITISTDNVVQTMDGFGGSDAWRCQFVGKNWPDQKKNAIADLLFSKEIDTQGNPKGIGLSIWRFNLGAGSTEQGENSRVSDEWRRSESFLQANGTYDFSKQEGQRWFLQAAKKRGVEKFLIFTNSPPVYMTNNGLSFATQKNKLNLKDGAIPKFADFLVQSIQGLEKKEGIKFDYVSPINEPQWEWMPNNEGKNSQEGTPGTNQEIYDLTKSLSEKLKANKMSTEIVIAEAGQINYLYENVNAENRDNQIEYFFGKTKTNISKFSNAKNVILGHSYFTTWPVEKQVLSRKLIAANIRQNPGLKYWQSEYCILENPGEAEIPGGSGGGRDLGMQTALFVARLIHNDIAVANAASWQWWTSITRVDYKDGLIYLDDGKSNGGTAPDYVRNDGEFHESKLLWALGNYSLFVRPGMLRIDVPNQNEIDAANDVMLTAYKDVQNKKLIVVAVNCGKSSQKYKFNLSKGAVKNNEVTPYVTSENTNLKRTEIQKIDNLEIPAKSVVTFVGELEY, via the coding sequence ATGAGAAAAATATATATCTCGCTTTTATTGGTCATGAGTTCGCTGTCATTTGCACAGCGAACCATCACCATTAGCACAGATAATGTAGTGCAGACCATGGACGGTTTTGGAGGTTCTGATGCATGGAGATGTCAGTTTGTTGGAAAAAATTGGCCTGACCAAAAAAAGAATGCCATTGCCGATTTACTTTTTAGTAAAGAAATAGATACACAAGGAAACCCAAAAGGAATCGGATTATCGATCTGGAGATTTAATCTTGGAGCAGGAAGTACAGAACAAGGCGAAAACAGTAGAGTTTCGGACGAGTGGAGAAGAAGCGAATCTTTTTTGCAAGCCAACGGAACTTATGATTTCTCTAAACAAGAAGGTCAAAGATGGTTTTTGCAAGCCGCTAAAAAACGTGGTGTCGAGAAATTCCTGATTTTCACAAATAGTCCACCAGTTTATATGACAAACAACGGATTGTCTTTTGCAACTCAAAAGAATAAACTGAATCTAAAAGATGGTGCAATTCCAAAATTTGCCGATTTCTTAGTTCAAAGTATTCAGGGATTAGAGAAAAAAGAAGGAATCAAATTCGATTATGTAAGTCCAATAAACGAACCACAATGGGAATGGATGCCAAATAACGAAGGCAAAAACAGTCAGGAAGGAACGCCGGGAACCAATCAGGAAATTTATGATTTGACCAAATCACTTTCGGAAAAACTCAAAGCAAATAAAATGAGTACTGAAATCGTAATTGCCGAAGCCGGACAAATCAATTATTTATATGAAAATGTAAATGCCGAAAACAGAGACAATCAGATTGAGTATTTCTTTGGAAAAACAAAAACAAACATTTCGAAATTCTCCAATGCAAAAAATGTGATTTTAGGACACAGTTATTTTACAACTTGGCCAGTTGAGAAACAAGTTTTAAGCCGAAAACTAATCGCGGCAAACATCAGACAAAATCCGGGATTGAAATATTGGCAATCAGAATATTGCATTTTAGAAAATCCGGGAGAAGCAGAAATTCCTGGAGGTTCAGGCGGAGGCAGAGATTTAGGAATGCAAACAGCCTTATTCGTAGCACGTTTAATTCACAATGATATTGCAGTTGCAAACGCCGCTTCATGGCAATGGTGGACGTCGATAACAAGAGTTGATTATAAAGATGGTTTAATCTACCTCGATGACGGAAAAAGCAACGGAGGAACGGCACCGGATTATGTGAGAAACGATGGAGAATTTCATGAATCAAAACTACTTTGGGCTTTAGGAAATTATTCTTTATTCGTACGTCCCGGAATGTTGAGAATCGATGTTCCAAATCAAAACGAAATCGACGCTGCAAACGACGTAATGTTAACTGCTTATAAAGATGTACAGAACAAAAAACTAATTGTAGTTGCGGTAAATTGCGGAAAATCTTCCCAGAAATACAAATTCAATCTTTCAAAAGGAGCCGTAAAAAACAACGAAGTAACGCCTTATGTAACTTCTGAAAATACAAATCTAAAAAGAACAGAAATTCAAAAAATCGATAATCTGGAAATTCCTGCAAAGTCAGTTGTGACGTTTGTTGGAGAATTAGAATATTAA
- a CDS encoding glycoside hydrolase, with protein MKFINQNKVSLLCAGLLFANTILVSCDSENNNNSNTENATAELSINLDANLQTMESFGASDAWQCNFIGRNWPSDKKNKIADLLFSKELDADGNPKGIGLSLWRFNLGTGSAEQGDASDIGDEWRRTECFTTDGVSYNMNKQAGQVWFMKAARERGLEKLLAFTNSAPVYLTQNGKAHATIKEFYNLKDGKMSELADFWTTSLDKLKTEQGLTIDYVSPFNEPQYEWDGTAQEGSPATNANIYSFVKVLSPALQAKGLESKIVVGEGGSYEPLYKTISGKESRSNQIDYFFGVNSARNIAGLSNVKKTISAHSYWQAWPLTELVYSRQSAATRAQAVAGLSLWSSEYCVLESPGTAELPGGAGPGRDLGMPLALWTARIISTDIAVGGVTSWQWWTAISRGDYKDGLIHVDDGSSNGAGNADYCKNDGYIRDAKTLWALGNFSFFVKPGMVRVQIPSVDNSTSVNDVMVTAYKDAATKKLVVVAVNISKSAKTYKLNLSGGTLADNKLTPYTTSETLSLKKGTAVDATNFVIPAKSVVTYVGTYK; from the coding sequence ATGAAGTTTATCAACCAAAATAAAGTAAGTCTGCTATGTGCAGGCTTACTTTTCGCAAACACTATTTTAGTAAGTTGCGATTCCGAAAACAATAACAATTCAAACACCGAAAATGCTACAGCCGAATTAAGTATCAATTTGGATGCAAATCTTCAAACCATGGAAAGCTTCGGAGCTTCTGATGCGTGGCAATGTAATTTTATAGGAAGAAATTGGCCATCGGATAAAAAGAATAAAATAGCCGATTTACTTTTCAGTAAAGAACTTGATGCAGACGGAAACCCAAAAGGAATCGGATTATCATTATGGCGTTTTAACTTGGGAACAGGAAGCGCAGAACAAGGCGATGCAAGCGATATTGGCGACGAATGGAGACGTACAGAATGTTTTACAACAGATGGAGTTTCGTACAATATGAACAAACAAGCCGGTCAGGTTTGGTTTATGAAAGCCGCCAGAGAACGTGGTCTTGAAAAATTATTAGCCTTCACAAATAGTGCTCCGGTTTACTTAACGCAAAACGGAAAAGCGCACGCAACCATCAAAGAATTTTATAATTTGAAAGATGGAAAAATGTCTGAATTAGCTGATTTCTGGACAACATCTTTAGACAAATTAAAAACAGAACAAGGATTAACAATCGATTATGTAAGCCCGTTCAACGAACCACAATACGAGTGGGATGGAACTGCACAAGAAGGTTCGCCGGCTACAAACGCTAATATTTACAGTTTTGTAAAGGTTCTTTCTCCAGCATTACAAGCAAAAGGATTAGAGTCTAAAATTGTAGTAGGAGAAGGCGGTTCTTATGAACCACTTTATAAAACAATCTCAGGTAAAGAAAGCAGATCCAACCAAATCGATTATTTCTTTGGCGTAAATTCAGCTAGAAATATTGCAGGATTAAGCAACGTCAAAAAAACAATTTCAGCACACAGTTATTGGCAAGCTTGGCCTTTGACCGAGTTGGTTTATTCAAGACAATCAGCTGCAACAAGAGCACAAGCAGTAGCAGGATTAAGTTTATGGTCATCAGAATATTGTGTTTTAGAAAGTCCTGGAACCGCAGAACTTCCTGGTGGAGCAGGTCCGGGAAGAGATTTAGGAATGCCGTTGGCACTTTGGACAGCACGTATTATCAGTACAGATATTGCAGTTGGAGGCGTAACGTCTTGGCAATGGTGGACCGCAATTAGCCGCGGAGATTACAAAGACGGATTAATTCACGTAGACGATGGTTCAAGCAACGGCGCCGGAAATGCAGATTATTGCAAAAACGACGGATATATCAGAGATGCCAAAACACTTTGGGCATTAGGAAACTTCTCTTTCTTCGTAAAACCGGGAATGGTCAGAGTTCAAATTCCAAGTGTCGATAATTCCACTTCCGTGAATGATGTAATGGTAACCGCATACAAAGATGCAGCAACAAAAAAGCTAGTAGTTGTAGCGGTTAACATTAGCAAATCGGCAAAAACATACAAACTGAATCTTTCAGGAGGAACTTTAGCAGATAATAAATTAACTCCTTATACGACTTCAGAAACCCTGAGTTTGAAAAAAGGAACCGCAGTCGATGCAACGAATTTTGTAATTCCGGCGAAGTCTGTAGTGACTTATGTAGGAACTTATAAGTAA
- a CDS encoding RagB/SusD family nutrient uptake outer membrane protein, translating into MKKIIIAIITFSLLAVSCSDFIEKEERGKQTLENYFQTAQECENYVNELTRRLLIPNDWYALVAPRVTNEMSTDDAWMGNTGQDNSAHRPCSQYIITPDNMGDMNSIYTAHYYTIQSANIGLEKMAASPISETQKNQYMGESLFVRAYCYYELVNLFGGVPLYTKSLGTADLKLQRSSAADVYAQIEADLKESAQKLETIPVNRQGRVNKWAAYALLARVSLFQEKWAEAKQYSNKVISEGPYSLEGDFLNIWNVNNHNGVESILEAQSSSVQDKSLGSMLPTLSGARGEDKKYFPSNDAVDVLDGWGWCMPTSDLENAYLSENDVIRRRSTITKWGEAAYGDEVLNPTHKFSLNDNKSGRICRKYYIPVATRRALDKKDGHLPLNIPLIRLAEMYLTRAEASYHVGGDALADINIIRARVKLDPKTGLAGPTLLKQIYKERRLELAFEGLRLYDIRREKDPTTGRPVIEGLMGPSGTFVQYNLNSTDSYETTNLRESQDKGINFNPAKNLLWPIPQLEIDLSGGLITQNPGY; encoded by the coding sequence ATGAAAAAAATAATAATAGCAATAATAACTTTTTCATTACTGGCAGTTTCCTGCAGTGATTTTATTGAAAAAGAAGAAAGAGGAAAGCAAACCCTTGAAAACTACTTTCAAACTGCACAAGAATGTGAGAATTACGTTAATGAATTGACACGTAGATTGCTGATTCCTAATGATTGGTATGCATTAGTAGCGCCAAGAGTTACCAACGAAATGTCTACAGACGATGCCTGGATGGGGAATACAGGACAGGATAATTCGGCACACAGACCTTGCTCGCAATATATTATTACGCCTGATAATATGGGAGACATGAACAGTATTTATACAGCTCATTATTACACCATACAATCTGCTAATATTGGTTTAGAGAAAATGGCTGCATCGCCAATATCTGAAACTCAAAAAAATCAATATATGGGAGAATCATTATTCGTTCGTGCCTATTGTTACTATGAATTAGTGAATCTTTTTGGAGGAGTTCCGTTATACACAAAATCTCTGGGAACAGCCGATTTAAAATTACAACGTAGTTCAGCTGCCGATGTTTATGCACAAATCGAAGCCGATCTTAAAGAATCAGCTCAAAAATTAGAAACAATTCCGGTAAACAGACAGGGAAGAGTGAACAAATGGGCAGCATATGCTTTATTGGCTCGTGTATCTTTGTTTCAGGAAAAATGGGCAGAAGCAAAACAATATTCAAACAAAGTAATTTCAGAAGGACCATATTCTCTTGAAGGCGATTTCCTAAACATCTGGAATGTAAACAACCACAACGGAGTTGAATCAATTCTTGAAGCACAATCATCATCAGTTCAGGACAAAAGTTTAGGATCAATGCTACCAACATTATCTGGAGCAAGAGGAGAAGACAAAAAATATTTTCCAAGTAATGACGCTGTAGATGTTCTTGACGGTTGGGGATGGTGTATGCCAACCAGTGATTTAGAAAACGCTTATCTTTCTGAAAATGATGTAATTCGTCGCAGAAGTACCATTACAAAATGGGGAGAAGCAGCTTATGGAGACGAAGTTTTAAACCCAACACACAAATTCAGTTTAAACGATAATAAATCAGGACGTATTTGCCGTAAATACTATATTCCCGTAGCAACACGTCGCGCATTAGATAAAAAAGACGGACACTTACCATTGAATATTCCGTTGATTCGTTTGGCAGAAATGTATTTGACAAGAGCAGAAGCAAGTTATCATGTTGGCGGAGACGCATTAGCAGATATCAACATCATTAGAGCACGTGTAAAATTAGATCCAAAAACAGGATTGGCAGGACCAACACTTCTAAAACAAATCTATAAAGAACGTCGTTTAGAATTGGCTTTCGAAGGATTACGTTTATATGATATTCGTCGTGAAAAAGATCCAACTACAGGAAGACCGGTAATCGAAGGTTTAATGGGACCAAGCGGAACTTTTGTTCAGTACAATCTGAACTCTACAGATTCTTATGAAACTACTAATTTAAGAGAATCACAAGACAAAGGAATCAATTTTAATCCTGCGAAAAACTTATTGTGGCCAATACCACAATTAGAAATTGATTTAAGTGGAGGTTTAATTACACAAAATCCTGGTTACTAA
- a CDS encoding TonB-dependent receptor, with protein MKFKYIGFFIALMCTAVSFGQIKIKGTVKDKGNVPIPGVNVIVKGTATTAATDFDGNYAISVPNKNAQIEFSFVGFTNQIVPVGDKTEINVVMQESSQALDEIVVVGYAAVKKSDVTSSISSVKGKELQTMTVGNVAESLQGKVSGVQVTGQGGPGAQPRVLIRGISTVNLSTDPLYVVDGIPMGTSINFLSNNEIESMEVLKDASASAIYGSRASNGVILITTKKGKAGKTRFNFDMSSGMQLMNNPYHMADAEGYATIMNKAYNNSGYADYLPNPSQYKGKTTNWWDAGIKAGAPVTNASLGVSGGSDTHTYSVSLNYYNSESIYEVGGWERVTMRINNDFKFSDKFKAGITLNPRYETYGGPGNWADFEKIDPITPIYKPADQLTGLENQYSIYARSPSYVWNPVAAVKRYDDYTDQYNLNTNGYLQYEPIKGLVFRTQASIEVGDKVRSRFTPDFVIDAAHEKAEINTIERWNTTNVDWTWQNTATYSKTIADKHHASLMIGNTMEEYNGKDLWGYGEGVPNNSDAMRELNAATKNRNSGGNSWSSSLMSYISRFSYNYDSKYYFTGTFRRDGSSKFMTNNKWANFPSASVSWRILNEGFMSSTKDVLSDLRFRAGWGKVGNQGLPTAVYQSNIGQGFYPIGSVVTDTSFPSSMANKDIKWETVEDISFGLDFGLWKNKLSGSLEYYQKKTEDMLFKKQFPTYSGFPNYSTIWTNVGSMQSSGIDLLISYKDKKGDFSYGADVTFTTVNVKMLSLSANGERLYGAGNRTLTVKGEEPGYFYGYVADGLFQNQTELNAHTDEHGTKLQPYAQLGDIRFKDVNGDVKLDDKDRTKIGSPWADYNIGLNLNFAYKQFDLVANFYSSIGNDIVNQNISDLYNGTSLTNKVSGLDQMAWHGEGTSNYVPRLSKDDNNENFSKFSSFYVEDGSYVRMKNLQVGFSFFNKFGLDKLRISLSGQNLWTWTKYTGVDPEVAGGDPNQDDGVKGSGFGGWNYPVQPTILMGLNVAF; from the coding sequence ATGAAATTTAAATATATAGGATTTTTTATTGCCCTGATGTGTACCGCAGTATCATTTGGACAAATAAAAATAAAAGGTACTGTTAAGGACAAAGGCAATGTGCCAATTCCGGGAGTTAATGTAATCGTAAAAGGTACAGCAACGACAGCCGCAACTGATTTTGACGGAAATTATGCAATTAGTGTTCCAAATAAAAACGCTCAAATCGAATTTTCATTTGTTGGTTTTACCAATCAAATCGTTCCTGTTGGCGACAAAACAGAGATCAATGTTGTTATGCAGGAATCTAGTCAGGCATTAGACGAAATCGTAGTTGTAGGATATGCAGCCGTTAAAAAGAGCGATGTAACCAGTTCAATTTCTTCAGTAAAAGGAAAAGAACTTCAAACAATGACAGTTGGTAACGTTGCCGAATCTTTGCAAGGTAAAGTTTCCGGAGTTCAGGTTACAGGACAAGGTGGTCCTGGCGCTCAGCCAAGAGTTTTAATCCGTGGTATTTCTACAGTAAACCTTAGTACAGATCCACTTTATGTAGTTGACGGAATCCCGATGGGAACAAGTATTAACTTCTTGAGCAATAACGAAATCGAATCTATGGAGGTTCTTAAAGATGCTTCTGCAAGTGCAATTTACGGTTCTCGTGCTTCTAATGGAGTTATTTTGATTACAACCAAAAAAGGAAAAGCCGGTAAAACAAGATTCAATTTTGATATGAGTTCAGGAATGCAATTGATGAACAATCCTTATCATATGGCTGATGCCGAAGGTTATGCCACAATCATGAATAAAGCGTACAACAATTCTGGATATGCTGATTATTTGCCAAATCCTTCTCAATACAAAGGAAAAACGACTAATTGGTGGGATGCAGGAATTAAAGCCGGCGCTCCCGTAACCAATGCTTCTTTAGGAGTTAGCGGAGGTTCTGATACACATACTTACTCTGTTAGTTTGAATTATTATAATTCTGAATCTATTTATGAAGTTGGAGGATGGGAAAGAGTTACGATGAGAATCAATAATGATTTTAAATTCTCGGATAAATTCAAAGCCGGAATTACGTTGAATCCTCGTTATGAAACGTACGGAGGACCTGGAAACTGGGCAGATTTTGAAAAAATTGATCCAATCACACCAATTTACAAACCAGCAGATCAATTAACAGGATTAGAAAACCAATACAGTATTTATGCACGTTCTCCATCGTATGTTTGGAATCCGGTTGCAGCCGTAAAACGTTATGATGATTATACAGATCAGTACAATTTAAATACAAATGGTTATTTACAATACGAACCAATCAAAGGATTAGTATTTCGTACACAAGCTTCTATCGAAGTTGGAGACAAAGTAAGAAGCAGATTTACACCTGATTTTGTAATTGATGCAGCCCACGAAAAAGCAGAGATCAATACAATCGAAAGATGGAATACAACAAATGTAGACTGGACATGGCAAAATACGGCTACATATTCTAAAACAATTGCAGACAAACACCACGCTTCTTTAATGATTGGTAACACCATGGAAGAGTACAATGGTAAAGATCTTTGGGGATATGGAGAAGGCGTTCCTAACAACAGCGATGCAATGAGAGAGTTGAATGCAGCAACCAAAAACCGTAATAGTGGTGGTAATAGCTGGTCAAGTTCTTTGATGTCTTACATTTCGCGTTTTTCTTATAACTACGACAGTAAATACTATTTTACAGGAACATTCAGACGTGATGGTTCTTCAAAATTCATGACCAATAATAAATGGGCAAATTTCCCTTCGGCTTCTGTTTCATGGAGAATTTTAAACGAAGGATTTATGTCATCGACAAAAGATGTTTTGAGCGATTTAAGATTCAGAGCAGGTTGGGGTAAAGTAGGAAATCAAGGTTTACCAACAGCAGTTTATCAATCAAATATCGGACAAGGATTTTACCCTATTGGTTCTGTTGTTACAGATACTTCTTTTCCGTCATCAATGGCAAACAAAGACATTAAATGGGAAACCGTTGAAGATATCAGTTTTGGACTTGATTTCGGATTATGGAAAAACAAACTTTCAGGATCATTAGAATATTATCAGAAGAAAACAGAAGATATGTTGTTCAAGAAACAATTTCCAACATACAGTGGATTTCCTAATTATTCAACAATATGGACAAACGTAGGTTCAATGCAATCAAGCGGAATCGATTTGTTGATTTCTTATAAAGATAAAAAAGGTGATTTCTCTTATGGAGCAGATGTAACTTTTACAACCGTAAACGTAAAAATGTTGTCACTTTCTGCAAATGGAGAAAGATTGTACGGAGCAGGAAACAGAACACTTACAGTAAAAGGCGAAGAACCGGGATATTTTTACGGATATGTTGCTGATGGATTATTCCAGAATCAAACAGAATTAAATGCACATACAGATGAACATGGAACCAAATTACAGCCATATGCACAATTAGGAGATATTCGTTTTAAAGATGTAAACGGCGATGTAAAACTGGATGATAAAGACAGAACAAAAATTGGTTCACCTTGGGCAGATTACAACATCGGATTGAATTTGAATTTTGCTTACAAACAATTTGATTTAGTTGCAAATTTCTACTCAAGCATTGGAAATGATATCGTTAATCAAAACATTTCAGATTTATACAATGGTACAAGTTTAACCAACAAAGTAAGCGGATTAGATCAAATGGCGTGGCATGGAGAAGGAACTTCAAACTATGTTCCGCGTTTGTCAAAAGACGATAACAACGAAAACTTCAGCAAATTCTCTTCTTTTTATGTAGAAGATGGTTCTTATGTTCGAATGAAAAACCTTCAGGTTGGATTTTCATTCTTTAATAAATTTGGTTTAGACAAATTGAGAATCTCATTATCAGGTCAGAATTTATGGACCTGGACAAAATACACAGGAGTTGATCCGGAAGTTGCAGGAGGAGATCCTAATCAAGATGATGGAGTTAAAGGATCAGGTTTTGGAGGATGGAACTATCCCGTTCAACCAACAATTTTGATGGGTCTTAATGTAGCATTTTAA